The genomic stretch TGGCAGCTCCAATGGGAATGTGAAACCTGACCCTTGCATCTAAATTCTTGGGTTGAGGCAAAAGGGATGAACTGAACTTTTGCACACAAGAGTTCCTTTCCCTTCTTCTGCATCCTCTTTGTTACTTTGAGTGTATACCTTATATTAGAATAAACTAAATAAAGAAATTGGAGTACATGCAAATTGGCATCCAATGCATAGAAAAAAGATATCTGAAGTTAGCttcatatttttctgaaaaatataaggtaaatttttatgacattataATAATAAAGTATAGTTATCAATATTATCAAGTTGTTATAATGCTATGCCCTCGGTCATAGTTGAAATGTTGTTCCAACAATTCAGACTATATGTTTACTTATGAAAATActttaaaacatataaataatttaaaattttatatagtaaaaatctaaaatatcataattaacaaaaataaaaaaaaataaaaaattaaacaaaacttcaatcacataaaatatgataaaaataatatcgttAACTTATACTATAAATATAAACTTTTATGCACATTAAGTtacacatgataatatataaaatatcaaaaggtgaatataaaatttaattgcTTAAGCACGAATATCGATATAAATATAACTTACCTATACGACgatagttaaaaaaatacttacttTAATAATACAGGTACAATAATTAGAAGATATGATAACAAGAAAATGATCTAAGAAAAGATATCATACATTTATGATGTTAGTCATAATAATAATTAGTATCGAAGAGATTTTATTGGACAAtcatttttatgaaaaaaattaaataaaatctaaAACAACACTTGACTTggtatatttttgaaaattttgggttCTTTTACTTAAATGAATTCTATATTGTACTAGAGattgattaattttgatatttgatCATGCTGATATAGTTACCTAATTTTCAAATTACCattaaaggaataaaaaaatattaataaaagaacaaaaaagttgTCATgataaagagattcaaggattaaagaaaaacaaaaatacagATGAATTATTCGGAAAAGTAGCTTagacaaaaatataatattagttttaatagttatatgatttcataaaatttaatataataataaataatttttcaagcCTTGTGTTCTCTAGAATTGGAGTTTCTAAGATATCATATAAAAATATCACATTGGACATCAATTCAATCCACAATTATCTTTGTCCAAAAGGgtttaaattttaaactcatGGGATAGTTCATTTATATCTAACAATTACTATTATTCATCGTAATCCAATCAAATCCATAAACTTATTAGCTCAAAcctccttttttatattttaaacataTTTAGATCACATTTCATCCTCTAAATgtatatcatacaaaaattttgaaacaGAAACCAAAAACTTAATATGTTGATTGTGGTGCTCTTCTTTTAATTCATCCTTTCATCtcacatacataaatattttgaatGCAATGACATTATACATGATTCATTTTCACTTTCTACATAGCATAAAAGTTATAGATTTTGGATATTCATCACACCAATATTGCTCACAAAGTTTACAAATTATGGAGATAGTACCTTACGAAGGAAGAGTTTATTGCTCACAAAGTTTACAAATTATGGAGACAACACCGTACGAAGGAAGAGGTTTTTTCTGGTTGAAAATAGGCCAAGAATAGAGTAGTGAAATGGCAAACTAGTAATCATACATATCTTTCTCAACCGCAAGCATATATATAAATAGCAAGTAATCGTTAACTTAGTGGTCAAAAATTACTTAAAATATATTTACAAGTTGATTACACGAGACGAAGCCTTTTGCATGCCCTCAATATAAATGATTACttcattcagattattgatacgcAAACAAAAGTGCTAATTTGGAGTATACATCGATCGCGGAGAAGACTTTTGATAATGAGTGtagaattaagtattattgtgattggcttgttatCCCTCATCTTAAGTGGGGTGAGGGTAGACATGGCTATCGGTGTTTACAATGTGAAAGATTACGGAGCAATAGGAGATGGCCAAACTGATAACACAAAGGTAGCTCTTCATGTTTATTATAAGTTATTACTATAAACAATAGTTTTTGTCTTCTTTCTCATGAATTTAAACATCTTCATTAACTTAAATTATAGCAAGATTGAGTGGAATAGAGGACAAACATAAGAAACATTTTGTATTGGTTATAACGACAACTTCATACTCActgttgtaacaattatggacaTGGTAGGCTTTCGAAGCAGCATGGAGTGCGGCATGCACGGTGGAAGGGAGAACAACGATAGTGATCCCAGAGGGTGCATACCTGCTTGGTCCAACAATCTTCAGAGGGCCTTGCAAAGGCataatggtgatgcaagtgaaagggcagctactagcatccacccatctcgaagTTTACAAAGAAAATTGGCTCGATTTTCAGTACATTAATGGACTAGTTATCTCAGGAGGTGGAAGATTCGATggacaaggagcttctgcatggccttaTAACCAATGCAAAAAGATACTCAATTGCAAACCCCTACCGAAGGTATGCTAGCCTTGTCTTCCTTGTTCTAACCATGCAGAAATTAACACTACTTCGTTCTCACTTTGAAATGCACTAACAATTGTTGCAACACTACTGTATAGACCTTGGTGTTTAGTTTCGTCACGAACGCAACCATCAGCAACATCAATTTTATCGACAGCAAGTTCTTCCACGTTCATGTCTTTCAATCAAGAAATATTACATTTGATTCCATTAGGATCAGTGCTCCTGGAGATAGCCCCAACACTGATGGCATCCACATCGCCGACTCGACCAATATCCAGGTTGCTAACTCGGTCATCGGCACTGGTgatgattgcatctccatcggctcgggctgcaccaatttgaccatctttaatGTGTTATGCGGTCCTGGCCATGGCATCAGCGTCGGTAGTCTCGGCAAAAATGCTGGTGAGAAAGATGTCATCGGGCTGAAAGTGATGCAATGCAATCTTACCGGTACAACAAATGGAATGAGGATCAAGACATGGCAATCTTCTTCATCTAGTTTGAAGGCCACTGATTTCCTCtttgaacacatcatcatgaacaatgTCTATAACCCTATCATCATAGATCAGAACTATTGCCCAAATGCTAATTGTCCCGGAAAGGTATACCTTATTGCTCCTACTACTACTAAATATATCATTAGAGTTCTTAAATGGACTCAATCTTGAAATTTGTGCATCATTCCTTTCTCTATGTAGGATCCTTCTTTGGTTAAGATCACGGATATCAAGTATAGAAATATCACGGGGACATTTGCCTCACCAGTAGCTTATAAACTAGTTTGCAGTGTGGCTGCACCATGTGAGGGAGTGGAGCTCAGTGACATTAGCTTGGAGTACAACGGAAAAGACAAGCAAGCCCAAAATGCAACGTCTATTTGTGTTAATGTTTATGGCAGCTCCAATGGGAATGTGAAACCTGACCCTTGCATCTAAATTCTTGGGTTGAGGCAAAAGGGATGAACTGAACTTTTGCACACAAGAGTTCCTTTCCCTTCTTCTGCATCCTCTTTGTTACTTTGAGTGTATACCTTATAttagaataaaataaataaagaaattggAGTACATGCAAATTGGCATCCAATGCATAGAAAAAAGATATCTGAAGTTAGCttcatatttttctgaaaaatataaggtaaatttttatgacattataATAATAAAGTATAGTTATCAATATTATCAAGTTGTTATAATGCTATGCCCTCGGTCATAGTTGAAATGTTGTTCCAACAATTCAGACTATATGTTTACTTATGAAAATActttaaaacatataaataatttaaaattttatatagtaaaaatctaaaatatcataattaacaaaaataaaaaaaaataaaaaattaaacaaaacttcaatcacataaaatatgataaaaataatatcgttAACTTATACTATAAATATAAACTTTTATGCACATTAAGTtacacatgataatatataaaatatcaaaaggtgaatataaaatttaattgcTTAAGCACGAATATCGATATAAATATAACTTACCTATACGACgatagttaaaaaaatacttacttTAATAATACAGGTACAATAATTAGAAGATATGATAACAAGAAAATGATCTAAGAAAAGATATCATACATTTATGATGTTAGTCATAATAATAATTAGTATCGAAGAGATTTTATTGGACAAtcatttttatgaaaaaaattaaataaaatctaaAACAACACTTGACTTggtatatttttgaaaattttgggttCTTTTACTTAAATGAATTCTATATTGTACTAGAGattgattaattttgatatttgatCATGCTGATATAGTTACCTAATTTTCAAATTACCattaaaggaataaaaaaatattaataaaagaacaaaaaagttgTCATgataaagagattcaaggattaaagaaaaacaaaaatacagATGAATTATTCGGAAAAGTAGCTTagacaaaaatataatattagttttaatagttatatgatttcataaaatttaatataataataaataatttttcaagcCTTGTGTTCTCTAGAATTGGAGTTTCTAAGATATCATATAAAAATATCACATTGGACATCAATTCAATCCACAATTATCTTTGTCCAAAAGGgtttaaattttaaactcatGGGATAGTTCATTTATATCTAACAATTACTATTATTCATCGTAATCCAATCAAATCCATAAACTTATTAGCTCAAAcctccttttttatattttaaacataTTTAGATCACATTTCATCCTCTAAATgtatatcatacaaaaattttgaaacaGAAACCAAAAACTTAATATGTTGATTGTGGTGCTCTTCTTTTAATTCATCCTTTCATCtcacatacataaatattttgaatGCAATGACATTATACATGATTCATTTTCACTTTCTACATAGCATAAAAGTTATAGATTTTGGATATTCATCACACCAATATTGCTCACAAAGTTTACAAATTATGGAGATAGTACCTTACGAAGGAAGAGTTTATTGCTCACAAAGTTTACAAATTATGGAGACAACACCGTACGAAGGAAGAGGTTTTTTCTGGTTGAAAATAGGCCAAGAATAGAGTAGTGAAATGGCAAACTAGTAATCATACATATCTTTCTCAACCGCAAGCATATATATAAATAGCAAGTAATCGTTAACTTAGTGGTCAAAAATTACTTAAAATATATTTACAAGTTGATTACACGAGACGAAGCCTTTTGCATGCCCTCAATATAAATGATTACttcattcagattattgatacgcAAACAAAAGTGCTAATTTGGAGTATACATCGATCGCGGAGAAGACTTTTGATAATGAGTGtagaattaagtattattgtgattggcttgttatCCCTCATCTTAAGTGGGGTGAGGGTAGACATGGCTATCGGTGTTTACAATGTGAAAGATTACGGAGCAATAGGAGATGGCCAAACTGATAACACAAAGGTAGCTCTTCATGTTTATTATAAGTTATTACTATAAACAATAGTTTTTGTCTTCTTTCTCATGAATTTAAACATCTTCATTAACTTAAATTATAGCAAGATTGAGTGGAATAGAGGACAAACATAAGAAACATTTTGTATTGGTTATAACGACAACTTCATACTCActgttgtaacaattatggacaTGGTAGGCTTTCGAAGCAGCATGGAGTGCGGCATGCACGGTGGAAGGGAGAACAACGATAGTGATCCCAGAGGGTGCATACCTGCTTGGTCCAACAATCTTCAGAGGGCCTTGCAAAGGCataatggtgatgcaagtgaaagggcagctactagcatccacccatctcgaagTTTACAAAGAAAATTGGCTCGATTTTCAGTACATTAATGGACTAGTTATCTCAGGAGGTGGAAGATTCGATggacaaggagcttctgcatggccttaTAACCAATGCAAAAAGATACTCAATTGCAAACCCCTACCGAAGGTATGCTAGCCTTGTCTTCCTTGTTCTAACCATGCAGAAATTAACACTACTTCGTTCTCACTTTGAAATGCACTAACAATTGTTGCAACACTACTGTATAGACCTTGGTGTTTAGTTTCGTCACGAACGCAACCATCAGCAACATCAATTTTATCGACAGCAAGTTCTTCCACGTTCATGTCTTTCAATCAAGAAATATTACATTTGATTCCATTAGGATCAGTGCTCCTGGAGATAGCCCCAACACTGATGGCATCCACATCGCCGACTCGACCAATATCCAGGTTGCTAACTCGGTCATCGGCACTGGTgatgattgcatctccatcggctcgggctgcaccaatttgaccatctttaatGTGTTATGCGGTCCTGGCCATGGCATCAGCGTCGGTAGTCTCGGCAAAAATGCTGGTGAGAAAGATGTCATCGGGCTGAAAGTGATGCAATGCAATCTTACCGGTACAACAAATGGAATGAGGATCAAGACATGGCAATCTTCTTCATCTAGTTTGAAGGCCACTGATTTCCTCtttgaacacatcatcatgaacaatgTCTATAACCCTATCATCATAGATCAGAACTATTGCCCAAATGCTAATTGTCCCGGAAAGGTATACCTTATTGCTCCTACTACTACTAAATATATCATTAGAGTTCTTAAATGGACTCAATCTTGAAATTTGTGCATCATTCCTTTCTCTATGTAGGATCCTTCTTTGGTTAAGATCACGGATATCAAGTATAGAAATATCACGGGGACATTTGCCTCACCAGTAGCTTATAAACTAGTTTGCAGTGTGGCTGCACCATGTGAGGGAGTGGAGCTCAGTGACATTAGCTTGGAGTACAACGGAAAAGACAAGCAAGCCCAAAATGCAACGTCTATTTGTGTTAATGTTTATGGCAGCTCCAATGGGAATGTGAAACCTGACCCTTGCATCTAAATTCTTGGGTTGAGGCAAAAGGGATGAACTGAACTTTTGCACACAAGAGTTCCTTTCCCTTCTTCTGCATCCTCTTTGTTACTTTGAGTGTATACCTTATAttagaataaaataaataaagaaattggAGTACATGCAAATTGGCATCCAATGCATAGAAAAAAGATATCTGAAGTTAGCttcatatttttctgaaaaatataaggtaaatttttatgacattataATAATAAAGTATAGTTATCAATATTATCAAGTTGTTATAATGCTATGCCCTCGGTCATAGTTGAAATGTTGTTCCAACAATTCAGACTATATGTTTACTTATGAAAATActttaaaacatataaataatttaaaattttatatagtaaaaatctaaaatatcataattaacaaaaataaaaaaaaataaaaaattaaacaaaacttcaatcacataaaatatgataaaaataatatcgttAACTTATACTATAAATATAAACTTTTATGCACATTAAGTtacacatgataatatataaaatatcaaaaggtgaatataaaatttaattgcTTAAGCACGAATATCGATATAAATATAACTTACCTATACGACgatagttaaaaaaatacttacttTAATAATACAGGTACAATAATTAGAAGATATGATAACAAGAAAATGATCTAAGAAAAGATATCATACATTTATGATGTTAGTCATAATAATAATTAGTATCGAAGAGATTTTATTGGACAAtcatttttatgaaaaaaattaaataaaatctaaAACAACACTTGACTTggtatatttttgaaaattttgggttCTTTTACTTAAATGAATTCTATATTGTACTAGAGattgattaattttgatatttgatCATGCTGATATAGTTACCTAATTTTCAAATTACCattaaaggaataaaaaaatattaataaaagaacaaaaaagttgTCATgataaagagattcaaggattaaagaaaaacaaaaatacagATGAATTATTCGGAAAAGTAGCTTagacaaaaatataatattagttttaatagttatatgatttcataaaatttaatataataataaataatttttcaagcCTTGTGTTCTCTAGAATTGGAGTTTCTAAGATATCATATAAAAATATCACATTGGACATCAATTCAATCCACAATTATCTTTGTCCAAAAGGgtttaaattttaaactcatGGGATAGTTCATTTATATCTAACAATTACTATTATTCATCGTAATCCAATCAAATCCATAAACTTATTAGCTCAAAcctccttttttatattttaaacataTTTAGATCACATTTCATCCTCTAAATgtatatcatacaaaaattttgaaacaGAAACCAAAAACTTAATATGTTGATTGTGGTGCTCTTCTTTTAATTCATCCTTTCATCtcacatacataaatattttgaatGCAATGACATTATACATGATTCATTTTCACTTTCTACATAGCATAAAAGTTATAGATTTTGGATATTCATCACACCAATATTGCT from Musa acuminata AAA Group cultivar baxijiao chromosome BXJ1-3, Cavendish_Baxijiao_AAA, whole genome shotgun sequence encodes the following:
- the LOC135638856 gene encoding exopolygalacturonase-like, which encodes MAIGVYNVKDYGAIGDGQTDNTKAFEAAWSAACTVEGRTTIVIPEGAYLLGPTIFRGPCKGIMEVEDSMDKELLHGLITNAKRYSIANPYRRISAPGDSPNTDGIHIADSTNIQVANSVIGTGDDCISIGSGCTNLTIFNVLCGPGHGISVGSLGKNAGEKDVIGLKVMQCNLTGTTNGMRIKTWQSSSSSLKATDFLFEHIIMNNVYNPIIIDQNYCPNANCPGKDPSLVKITDIKYRNITGTFASPVAYKLVCSVAAPCEGVELSDISLEYNGKDKQAQNATSICVNVYGSSNGNVKPDPCI